One window from the genome of Hydra vulgaris chromosome 02, alternate assembly HydraT2T_AEP encodes:
- the LOC105843790 gene encoding uncharacterized protein LOC105843790 isoform X2 encodes MGLQLAKLKKVSRTPAAVFKNVEKVLDTKSVSPRHPSTVKAFDDLVEANPHFKTAVNERNVNLNKMLEEVCVNSTGVGPNEYLHRGKFTEKVQAKRHGKLSYKDIEDLFLNRKIDPETWNSAKISEHYNLDVNVAENLLKNYSSFRIFKKSMPESNQEKSSKNDSLRDSYQKIRRKVVNGLSLHMEK; translated from the exons atgggGTTACAATTGGCTAAATTGAAGAAAGTCTCTCGAACACCTgcagcagtttttaaaaatgttgaaaaagtcTTGGACACTAAAAGTGTATCTCCGAGACATCCTTCAACTGTAAAGGCATTTGATGATCTTGTTGAAGCTAATCCTCACTTTAAAACAGCTGTAAATGAAcgaaatgtaaatttaaataaaatgcttgAAGAGGTTTGTGTTAATTCAACAGGAGTTGGTCCTAATGAATATTTACATAGAGGAAAATTTACTGAAAAGGTCCAAGCAAAGAGACACGGCAAACTTAGTTACAAAGATATTGAAgacttgtttttaaatagaaaaattgatcCTGAGACATGGAACTCAGCAAAAATAAGTGAACACTACAACTTGGATGTTAATGTagctgaaaatttattaaaaaattacagttCCTTTCGTATATTTAAGAAAAGTATGCCAGAAAGTAACCAAGAAAAAAGTAGCAAGAATGATTCTCTTCGCGATtccta tcAGAAAATAAGAAGAAAGGTTGTAAATGGCTTGTCACTTCACATGGAAAAATAG
- the LOC105843790 gene encoding tRNA wybutosine-synthesizing protein 3 homolog isoform X3, with protein sequence MTDIFDKQKKESLNGIDQSKKGSFDEPIEDLIIYLNSLSDFFTTSSCSGRTIVFTQSENKKKGCKWLVTSHGKIDAIDVINAVNETDENVTFKFEAFILHLQCRNLEQAQNMLAIALACGYRNSGLVIGKKKKIMLAVRQSHGLEVPLVFNDKVKVSNEYIHQLVLAANLKMDENFSRIKKFFENLKEEFG encoded by the exons atgactGATATATTtgataagcaaaaaaaagaaagcctTAATGGAATAGACCAAAGTAAGAAAGGAAGCTTTGATGAACCTATTGAAGACcttattatttacttaaactccctttcagatttttttacaacaagTTCATGCTCAGGTCGCACTATTGTTTTTACACAA tcAGAAAATAAGAAGAAAGGTTGTAAATGGCTTGTCACTTCACATGGAAAAATAGATGCTATTGATGTG attaatGCAGTTAATGAAACAGATGAAAATGTTACATTCAAGTTTGAAGCATTTATCCTACATTTACAATGCAGAAATCTTGAGCAAGCTCAAAATAtg ttagcaATCGCACTAGCATGTGGTTATAGAAATTCTGGTCTTGTCATtggcaaaaagaaaaaaattatgctg GCTGTACGGCAAAGTCATGGTTTAGAAGTTCCACTTGTATTTAATGATAAAGTCAAAGTTTCCAATGAA TACATTCATCAACTTGTTCTTgctgcaaatttaaaaatggatgAGAATTTTTCGCGCATTAAAAA gttctttgaaaatttgaaagaagAATTTGGTTAA